The following are encoded in a window of Rosa chinensis cultivar Old Blush chromosome 4, RchiOBHm-V2, whole genome shotgun sequence genomic DNA:
- the LOC112196064 gene encoding protein BIG GRAIN 1-like E, which yields MSSIAGPADPGEKVHKKSFHRRNDSGELDVFEAARYFSGYNEAPTMMMKEDRSSWRGGRISLDMPIRNVLDQQLHHHHHHHHAVDQKQNVKEKIKYKQPSSPGGRLASFLNSLFNQSGTKKKKSKSSTTQSMKDEEESPGGRRRRRSSISHFRSSSTTTTTDAKSIYSSSSSGFRTPPPYGAQIATAKSYKDWRSYSDHKPQQQVVSNLSKHSVLSHAKSTLLDEKVSSNRELNWLDEKFKYNNRLSLSEKYKNSIDQDHNKGLLKRLSEVVDDDDDDGAESDSSSDLFELQNYDLGGYYSSGLPVYETTNVDSIKNIRGTPIANAS from the coding sequence ATGTCATCCATTGCAGGACCTGCAGACCCGGGTGAGAAGGTACACAAGAAATCCTTCCACCGGAGGAACGACTCCGGGGAGCTGGACGTGTTCGAAGCTGCACGGTATTTCTCTGGCTACAACGAAGCTCCGACGATGATGATGAAAGAAGATAGATCGTCATGGAGAGGAGGCAGAATTAGTCTTGACATGCCAATCCGAAACGTGCTTGATCAAcagcttcatcatcatcatcatcatcaccatgcGGTGGATCAGAAGCAGAATGTGAAAGAAAAGATCAAATACAAGCAGCCAAGCTCTCCAGGTGGGAGACTAGCTAGCTTCTTGAATTCACTTTTCAATCAATCAGGtaccaagaagaagaaatcaaaatCCAGTACCACGCAGTCTATGAAAGACGAGGAGGAGAGTCCAGgtgggaggagaagaagaagaagcagcattAGCCATTTTCGAAGCTCGAGTACTACTACCACCACCGATGCCAAGTCCATATACTCATCTTCAAGCTCTGGCTTCAGAACACCTCCTCCTTACGGTGCACAAATCGCAACGGCCAAGAGCTACAAAGATTGGAGAAGTTACTCAGATCACAAGCCGCAGCAGCAAGTGGTGTCCAATTTGTCCAAGCATAGTGTTCTGTCACATGCAAAATCTACACTCTTGGATGAGAAAGTTTCATCAAACAGAGAGCTAAACTGGTTGGACGAGAAATTCAAATACAACAACCGGCTGTCGTTGTCGGAGAAGTACAAGAATTCAATAGATCAGGATCACAACAAGGGATTGTTGAAGAGGCTGAGTGAGGtggttgatgatgatgatgatgatggtgcaGAAAGTGATTCGAGCTCCGATCTTTTCGAGTTGCAGAACTATGACTTGGGGGGCTACTACTCAAGCGGTTTGCCTGTGTATGAAACTACCAACGTGGATAGCATCAAGAATATCAGAGGAACCCCGATTGCAAATGCCTCATAG
- the LOC112196084 gene encoding squamosa promoter-binding-like protein 6 isoform X2 — MEPWSFGSEGKGFLLADEMDIPIDAFARSTKAFLEWDNKTCFNFDKESVENMEFMDLGLPDTVREPCHGNQVVDVLSGVAGVGCNDSSNNTVASPTCLMTSSSSWGEGESGSKFSSPVYESSSQDSSLIALKLGRLADSKYGQDSQHLKERSKRARTKGPHYQTLTCQVHGCNMDLSSSKEYHKRHRVCDAHSKTAIVIVNGIEQRFCQQCSRFHLLAEFDDVKRSCRRRLAGHNQRRRKPQLDTFDCKSRIGYLGTSLPKRTPFVFSDILPGGILYPEESNEYGHIKTEDESTYSQCVTPITNRPLPPNSFLQLHGLGKQHASEVPSSGSEFSVFDSASHVQKASGASTYQGALSLLSAQSQSSIHSARNQVATPLQIQRTHHGAGQINERPSTVKPLEKYGRNRSFPCRINSMGTDQMDSVMISDSSHAVDFQLHTDRVFQESARFSHKYHLSPENGPTFDLLQLSSHFQRVEQERNFLQIKHEQGDFYCFPQS; from the exons ATGGAGCCTTGGAGTTTCGGTTCAGAAGGGAAAGGGTTTTTACTTGCTGATGAGATGGATATACCAATTGATGCATTTGCAAGGAGTACAAAAGCATTCCTAGAATGGGATAACAAAACTTGCTTTAATTTCGATAAAGAATCAGTTGAGAACATGGAGTTCATGGATTTGGGATTGCCTGATACAGTGAGGGAGCCTTGTCATGGTAACCAAGTAGTGGATGTCTTGAGTGGTGTCGCTGGTGTGGGCTGTAATGATTCTAGTAACAATACCGTAGCTTCTCCTACTTGTTTGATGACTTCAAGTTCATCTTGGGGTGAAGGAGAATCTGGCTCCAAATTTTCGAGTCCAGTCTATGAGTCTAGTAGCCAGGATTCATCACTTATTGCTTTGAAGCTAGGGAGGTTGGCTGATAGCAAATATGGACAGGATAGTCAACATCTGAAAGAGAGGTCAAAGAGAGCTCGCACAAAGGGTCCACACTATCAGACTCTCACCTGCCAAGTTCATGGTTGTAACATGGATCTTAGCTCTTCAAAGGAGTACCATAAGAGGCATAGAGTTTGTGATGCTCACTCAAAGACTGCAATAGTTATCGTTAATGGCATTGAACAGAGGTTTTGTCAACAATGTAGCAG GTTTCATCTGCTGGCTGAATTCGATGATGTTAAGCGCAGTTGTCGTAGACGCTTAGCTGGCCACAATCAACGCCGCAGGAAGCCTCAACTAGATACTTTTGATTGTAAATCGC GCATTGGATATCTTGGAACTTCCTTGCCAAAGAGAACACCGTTTGTCTTTTCAGATATACTTCCAGGTGGCATTCTATATCCAGAAGAATCTAACGAGTATGGACATATTAAAACTGAAGATGAATCAACTTACAGTCAATGTGTGACACCCATAACAAACAGGCCATTACCTCCAAACTCTTTCCTCCAACTGCATGGCCTCGGGAAGCAACATGCTTCAGAAGTTCCTTCGTCAGGAAGTGAATTCTCAGTTTTTGATAGTGCATCACATGTCCAGAAAGCATCTGGGGCGTCAACCTACCAGggtgctctctctcttctgtcaGCTCAATCACAGAGCTCAATCCATTCAGCAAGAAATCAAGTGGCTACCCCTCTGCAAATACAGAGAACCCATCATGGTGCTGGTCAAATTAATGAACGGCCTTCCACAGTAAAACCCTTGGAAAAATATGGACGAAACAGGTCCTTCCCATGCAGGATAAACTCCATGGGAACTGACCAGATGGACTCAGTAATGATTTCTGATTCTAGTCATGCTGTTGACTTCCAACTTCACACAGATAGGGTTTTCCAGGAGTCAGCTCGCTTCAGTCACAAGTATCATCTTTCTCCTGAAAATGGACCAACTTTTGATTTGCTCCAATTGTCTTCACATTTTCAAAGAGTGGAGCAAGAGAGAAACTTTTTGCAAATCAAACATGAGCAGGGGGATTTCTACTGTTTCCCGCAATCTTAA
- the LOC112196084 gene encoding squamosa promoter-binding-like protein 6 isoform X1 codes for MEPWSFGSEGKGFLLADEMDIPIDAFARSTKAFLEWDNKTCFNFDKESVENMEFMDLGLPDTVREPCHGNQVVDVLSGVAGVGCNDSSNNTVASPTCLMTSSSSWGEGESGSKFSSPVYESSSQDSSLIALKLGRLADSKYGQDSQHLKERSKRARTKGPHYQTLTCQVHGCNMDLSSSKEYHKRHRVCDAHSKTAIVIVNGIEQRFCQQCSRFHLLAEFDDVKRSCRRRLAGHNQRRRKPQLDTFDCKSRKWLQSYQGIGYLGTSLPKRTPFVFSDILPGGILYPEESNEYGHIKTEDESTYSQCVTPITNRPLPPNSFLQLHGLGKQHASEVPSSGSEFSVFDSASHVQKASGASTYQGALSLLSAQSQSSIHSARNQVATPLQIQRTHHGAGQINERPSTVKPLEKYGRNRSFPCRINSMGTDQMDSVMISDSSHAVDFQLHTDRVFQESARFSHKYHLSPENGPTFDLLQLSSHFQRVEQERNFLQIKHEQGDFYCFPQS; via the exons ATGGAGCCTTGGAGTTTCGGTTCAGAAGGGAAAGGGTTTTTACTTGCTGATGAGATGGATATACCAATTGATGCATTTGCAAGGAGTACAAAAGCATTCCTAGAATGGGATAACAAAACTTGCTTTAATTTCGATAAAGAATCAGTTGAGAACATGGAGTTCATGGATTTGGGATTGCCTGATACAGTGAGGGAGCCTTGTCATGGTAACCAAGTAGTGGATGTCTTGAGTGGTGTCGCTGGTGTGGGCTGTAATGATTCTAGTAACAATACCGTAGCTTCTCCTACTTGTTTGATGACTTCAAGTTCATCTTGGGGTGAAGGAGAATCTGGCTCCAAATTTTCGAGTCCAGTCTATGAGTCTAGTAGCCAGGATTCATCACTTATTGCTTTGAAGCTAGGGAGGTTGGCTGATAGCAAATATGGACAGGATAGTCAACATCTGAAAGAGAGGTCAAAGAGAGCTCGCACAAAGGGTCCACACTATCAGACTCTCACCTGCCAAGTTCATGGTTGTAACATGGATCTTAGCTCTTCAAAGGAGTACCATAAGAGGCATAGAGTTTGTGATGCTCACTCAAAGACTGCAATAGTTATCGTTAATGGCATTGAACAGAGGTTTTGTCAACAATGTAGCAG GTTTCATCTGCTGGCTGAATTCGATGATGTTAAGCGCAGTTGTCGTAGACGCTTAGCTGGCCACAATCAACGCCGCAGGAAGCCTCAACTAGATACTTTTGATTGTAAATCGCGTAAGTGGCTTCAGTCATATCAAG GCATTGGATATCTTGGAACTTCCTTGCCAAAGAGAACACCGTTTGTCTTTTCAGATATACTTCCAGGTGGCATTCTATATCCAGAAGAATCTAACGAGTATGGACATATTAAAACTGAAGATGAATCAACTTACAGTCAATGTGTGACACCCATAACAAACAGGCCATTACCTCCAAACTCTTTCCTCCAACTGCATGGCCTCGGGAAGCAACATGCTTCAGAAGTTCCTTCGTCAGGAAGTGAATTCTCAGTTTTTGATAGTGCATCACATGTCCAGAAAGCATCTGGGGCGTCAACCTACCAGggtgctctctctcttctgtcaGCTCAATCACAGAGCTCAATCCATTCAGCAAGAAATCAAGTGGCTACCCCTCTGCAAATACAGAGAACCCATCATGGTGCTGGTCAAATTAATGAACGGCCTTCCACAGTAAAACCCTTGGAAAAATATGGACGAAACAGGTCCTTCCCATGCAGGATAAACTCCATGGGAACTGACCAGATGGACTCAGTAATGATTTCTGATTCTAGTCATGCTGTTGACTTCCAACTTCACACAGATAGGGTTTTCCAGGAGTCAGCTCGCTTCAGTCACAAGTATCATCTTTCTCCTGAAAATGGACCAACTTTTGATTTGCTCCAATTGTCTTCACATTTTCAAAGAGTGGAGCAAGAGAGAAACTTTTTGCAAATCAAACATGAGCAGGGGGATTTCTACTGTTTCCCGCAATCTTAA
- the LOC112199700 gene encoding UDP-galactose/UDP-glucose transporter 2 → MKNEDQARFLFGISLSDRPVWQQFLICSSGFFFGYLVNGICEEYVYNRLQFSYGWYFTFVQGFVYLAFIYLQGFTTKKMVNPWRTYVKLSAVLMGSHGLTKGSLAWLNYPAQIMFKSTKVLPVMVMGAFIPGLRRKYPIHEYISAILLVIGLIIFTLADANTSPNFSILGVVMISGALVMDAFMGNVQEAIFTINPDTTQTEMLFCSTVVGLPMLLPPMILTGELSKAWNSCAEHPYVYGVLAFEAMATYVGQVSVLSLIVLFGAATTAMITTARKAVTLLLSYMIFTKPLTEQHGTGLMLIAAGIILKMVPENQVNKHAKSIKDAVLMISPRANETRLEVDEDNEVNKALV, encoded by the coding sequence ATGAAGAATGAGGATCAAGCTAGGTTCCTCTTTGGTATATCACTCTCTGATAGGCCGGTTTGGCAACAATTCCTCATTTgttcttctgggtttttctttggTTATCTTGTTAATGGCATTTGCGAGGAGTACGTGTACAATCGTCTCCAATTCAGCTATGGATGGTACTTCACCTTTGTACAAGGATTTGTGTACCTAGCGTTCATATACCTCCAAGGTTTCACCACCAAGAAAATGGTGAACCCATGGAGAACATATGTGAAGCTCTCCGCTGTTCTTATGGGTTCTCATGGATTGACCAAGGGATCCTTGGCTTGGCTCAATTACCCTGCCCAAATTATGTTCAAATCCACAAAGGTTCTGCCTGTGATGGTTATGGGGGCATTTATTCCTGGTCTGAGAAGGAAATACCCAATTCATGAGTACATATCCGCAATCCTCCTAGTTATTGGTCTCATCATTTTCACATTAGCAGATGCAAATACATCTCCCAATTTCAGCATATTGGGTGTGGTGATGATATCGGGCGCGCTAGTTATGGATGCCTTCATGGGGAATGTGCAAGAAGCAATCTTTACAATCAACCCTGACACCACCCAGACAGAGATGTTGTTCTGCTCAACAGTAGTTGGCTTGCCGATGCTACTTCCTCCAATGATTCTTACCGGAGAACTCTCTAAGGCCTGGAATTCTTGCGCCGAGCATCCTTATGTGTATGGGGTCTTAGCGTTTGAAGCCATGGCCACATATGTTGGACAAGTATCTGTGCTATCCCTCATTGTGCTTTTTGGAGCCGCCACTACTGCTATGATAACAACGGCCAGGAAGGCGGTGACATTGTTGCTGTCGTACATGATATTTACAAAGCCATTGACGGAACAGCATGGTACAGGGCTAATGCTCATAGCCGCGGGAATCATACTGAAGATGGTGCCAGAAAACCAGGTTAACAAGCATGCAAAGTCTATCAAAGACGCCGTATTGATGATAAGCCCAAGAGCAAATGAAACAAGATTAGAAGTTGATGAGGACAATGAAGTGAACAAGGCCTTGGTGTGA
- the LOC112195812 gene encoding protein CRABS CLAW, with amino-acid sequence MNLEDKVTMDLVQPSEHLCYVRCNFCNTVLAVGLPCKRMMDTVTVKCGHCSNLSFLTTRPNNPIQLQPAPHQCQINDYPTTLTLHQSFSTDSRRGHSSSSSSPTSLESPSSPKAPFVCKPPEKKHRLPSAYNRFMKEEIQRIKAANPEIPHREAFSAAAKNWARYPTPSATAASDSGSSNKLNE; translated from the exons ATGAACCTGGAAGACAAAGTCACCATGGACTTGGTTCAACCATCTGAGCATCTTTGCTACGTTCGGTGCAACTTCTGCAACACCGTTCTTGCG GTTGGGCTTCCATGCAAGCGGATGATGGACACAGTGACAGTGAAATGTGGTCATTGCAGTAACCTCTCCTTTCTCACCACCAGACCTAACAATCCAATCCAGCTCCAACCAGCACCTCATCAGTGCCAGATCAATGATTACCCTACCACCTTGACTCTTCATCAG AGCTTTTCCACTGATTCAAGGAGGGGACATTCATCGTCATCATCGTCACCGACATCTCTGGAGAGTCCATCATCCCCCAAAGCACCCTTTGTTTGTAAAC CACCTGAGAAGAAACACAGGCTTCCATCTGCTTACAATCGCTTCATGAA AGAGGAGATCCAGCGGATTAAAGCAGCGAACCCAGAGATTCCACACCGTGAAGCTTTTAGTGCTGCTGCCAAAAAT TGGGCAAGGTACCCTACTCCGTCAGCAACTGCTGCATCAGATTCTGGCAGCAGTAACAAACTCAAC GAATGA